cattgtgcgggggatgaAGACCcttccttcgtgggcaatctcccttagtgaagattgggatcaaggtgaccatgattgtgttcacgtaagagacttgattgccgggaagcgatactcttcgtgagtgcttcaacaacatggacgtAGAGGCGCCtctgtggcaatccgaaccacaggataaatcctcgtgtcgagagttcgcttcctctcatccctctctttaagctttcgcattttatattgcaacttgtatgtctttactttcttagtgtagcattttgttaggattggctataagttgtaaaactcttttgggatgaggatttCACACTAAtatgaaccgtagttgcacatcttgatagcttgatttaatttaatttttgtgcAAATTAATTGGAGCCATAGATTAAAGTTTTAATAATGCCTAATTCACCCGATCCCTCTTTAAACTAGAGCAGCCGATCACTTTCGGTCATGTACCAACGCTTCCGCAAAGAGTAACCCCGACGAAACCGGCCACGGGAGATTTCCCCGGATCACCTGGCGGCTGGCGCGCTCTGGTGGATAAACGTGAAACACAGGGGTGCGTGCGGCCAAGGCGACCGGAATTCAGAAAAAAGCTGAGCATCATTTGGGCCCCGGGAGATCTTTGCCGGGCGACCGAAAATACCACAACGGCCACACCGAACCGAATGTCGGGCCCCGGGGCCTACagatccgcccgccgccgtaccATCGCTGCCATGCGGAGACGGGAGGCCACCGGCCACGGCGTGCTGCCGGCAGGTAGGACCGGTCGATCGCTTGCCTGCTTGCGGGGCGCGCCATTTCTCTCTCctttgccggccgccgccggcgtcgcgtcGGCTGCCGACCGCCGAGGAGCGCGCGCGACGTCGGCACCGGCCATCGATAGATCGGATACCCTGCCCACAGGGTTCGCGACGAGTCAGGAATGGCGTGTGGATACGTGGGAGCGTGTGATCAGCTACGGGCAAACCACGAGTGCCAAAAGCATCGGACGGAAGTCGGCAGGCAGCAGCGATGTAGCTAACTCCTGACGCAGGCGTGCCACGTCCTGATCCACCAATGGATCGGCGAGGTCTCTCGGTCGGGAAAACCGATGGCGGAAGGGTCCCCGTCCCGCCGAGCGGCACGCGTGTTCGGCCGGCGAGAGCTCCGGACGTGGGTGCAGCGGTCAACTCCGGCCACGCGGCGTTGCGGGGGACACGGCACAGATGCTAACTGAACCGTGCGCCTGGGCGCAGGTAGGCTCTGCGCGACGGCCGACGGCGTCCGAGGCTGTGAGGCGTGGCTGTCGAGCTGGTCGACGAAGTTGCGGGCGTTCGTGGCACAGGGAGTTTAACTGTTTAAGGCCGCCCCAGGTCTGGTCGCGCGTGtgtaagaaaagaaaagcacgCGGTGGTGCTAGTCTGCtactccgtcccaaaataattataaatttatcccacaaaaaaataaaaactttgacctaCCTGCCTCAAACGACAAAACAATTTTCGAAATATTCTCAACTAATAGCACATCCACTCATCACAAAAGACaagaaatatttttataattttatatatagtgTTGGTTTGCGTGTTTGGTTCTAAAATTATATTAATTttgagatggagggagtagtttcaATCATGTCGGTTTGCCGCTGACTCTCCCTGCCATTGCCATGAGAGAGGAGGAAGTGAAGtctgcttcttcttcctttttttttaagtGGGAAGAGAGGTCTGCTGCGCAGGAGTGTCCAGCAGATAGAGTCCCGCATTCCTGCGGGAGCCTAGCCTAGTTGATACCCTAGTGGGCTGGCCAAGTACCCGCAAACCGTCGCCCACCCATAGCGGTAAACTGatctggtttgaccggttaccagtaaaaaccggtcaaattcaaaatctaaaTCAAAGACCTCTGTTCAACCGGTTCCTATCAGTAAgccgaccggttagactggtataccggtccggtttgagcGGTAACCGATCGGTTTGAGCGGTAActggccaaattcaaatttttttctttttttggtttaaatttaaatgcccgcaaagtataccaaatgaatatttgtataacatattttagcctaaatgaatccttcaaccctcttttgtactacttttacattaatacaatgtatttgtatacttcacatgcccgcaaagtatactaaatgaatgaatatttaaaaaaattgacaCTATTAAATTCGttgcaacttgaagtatttttatgaatttttcatttttaagaattcaaatttgaattttaaatttggaccggtttgaaaccggccagaaccggaaccggtctggtccgatttgaccggttaccggtaaaaccggaccggttccggtcggGATTTTTAATCCTGGCCGCGACACACCACTGGGTCTCCTTGCCCAAAGGCATCTGATCCGCCTGGCCCATGCGCAACAATGGGCCTGCAGCCACTGCCCGCTTTCTCCCTGCGGGCCAACAGGCCAAGTGTGGGGCTAATGCTCTACAATTGTCACCATTTTTTTAAAATCCTTTTTACCTCCCCCAATTTTGAGCCGAATTTACTTTTCGTCCCTGGACAACAAAACCGTCAGTCCAGTCTCCTCATACTCACAAAACCATTTACATAACCTCCTTGAGCGGTTTGAGGATGAGGTGACAGCGGTTTTtctccttttattttattttttattttgactaaatctttgtaaaatcatagtaaatcataaaaaataaaaaattcataaaatttGCTTTTTgtgatttattgtgatttttcaaattttttgtcaaaataaaaaataaaagaaaaagagaaaaaccgcTGCCACCTCACCCTTAAACTGCTCAGGAGGTTATGTGAATGGTTTTGTGGGTCTGAGGAGGTTGGACGGACGGTTTTGTTGTTTAGTGAGAAAAAATAGATTCGGCCCAAAATTGAGGGAGGCAAAAaagacttttttctttttctttttcctgcaaGCTGGTGCCCGCAGCCCTTGCCGCACTTTTAAAGCTGGGCCATTCCTGGGCCCAAACTACCGCAAGCTAAGAACCTGCCTAACACCAATCTCGTCCTACATATAGGGGTGGTAAAGAGCCCAACATTttaaactagaaaatctaaaggCCGGACCCTAAAAGAACcggactctaatcttatacaattttaaactaaaaaaatctaaaggccttgttgggctgtgaagaggccactaaagccatggcccattaccacccctacctacATACACAAGTGTTATCGTGAAGATTCAGCACAAGAACACAGCGCGCGGCGTAGAATGGGAGGCCACGATCAAGCAACAGGTTTCAGAAGAACAAGCAGCTTCAGACACTAGCCCAGCATATccccacaccaccaccaccacacacaaGCATCTCGCTGTCTGGGGGATGGATGGATCCACATCCGTTTCAATCAAAATAGGCCGTTGTCAGCCTCGTCCTCCACCCAGGGTTTTGTttcccgaccggtaaccggtaaccgccgggctccggttccggtttaccggaccggtttgaccggttaccggtcggaaccggttgaattcaaatccaaattcaaataaattcaaaagctttcgtgcaaccggttccgaccggtttaccggccggtttgatcggtttgaattcaaatccaaattcaaaagctcctgtgcaaccggtttaccggccggtttgaccggtttgaattcaaatccaaattcaaaagctcccgtgcaactggtttaccggccggtttgaccggtgggccttaatgagccggcccattttttctttttcttttttgatttaactttaaatccccgcaaactatactaaatgaacgaatttttgagaaaatttgataccattagattcatcacaacttgaagtatttttaggaattttttaagaatttttcattttttaatttaaatttaaattttgactgGTTGGGTATtggccgaaaccggaaccggtccggaccggtttgaccggaccggttcccaccggtaaggttAACCCTGCCTCCACCTCGATCAATCATGGATGCACACCCAAGAACAGAACCAAGCGAGGGAACAAACAAACGCTTCACTGGAGAGCAGAAACTACAACTACAGGCTACAGCTTGGCTGAATCAGAAATCCTACTGTGAGTACGAGCTGCTGTGGGACTGGGACCCCGGCCTCGGTTTCCCCTGCTTCTTGGACAAcgaccggccggcggcgggtctCACGCCCGTCAGCTCCTTCACGACGGCGGCCATGGACGGCCTCTGGCTCGCCTCCCTGGCCGCGCACCGGAGCGCGAGCGACAGGACCTTGCGCACCTCCTCCATCTCCACCGTGCCGTAGACTTCCTCCATGAGCGCAGGGTCGCAGACGGCCTCGATCTTGTCGGTGCCGTTCAGCGCGGAGGACACCCAGCCCACTATGTCCGTGTTGTCGGGGAACGAGAGGTCCACCGCCGTCTTCCTGGTGAGCAGCTCCAGCAGCACCACGCCGTAGCTGTACACGTCGGACTCCATGCTGCTCTTGGTGGAAAACGCCAGTTCTGAAAGGCAGCGCACGGCCATTAGGTATGCATACTGATGTGTAATCTGAAGATTAAACTTCATAGCAGCAAGATGGCAAGTTCATCAGCGAATCTTATAACATATataagggcgcgtttagttgcAAAACCAAAAATTTTTGATTGTCACATCATCCCTTTGACCAGATGTTGGGaggatttttcggacactaattaaaaaactaatttcagaactcacttggaaaccgcgagacgaatcttttgaagcctttgaccgcatcattagcacatgttggttactgtagcacttatggctaatcatacactaattaggcttaaaagattcgtctcgtcatgtacatccaaactgtgtaattagttttgttatttaattacatttagtgcttcatatatatgtttaaaggggaggtgaaaatttttgggtgaaaatttttgggaactaaacgcgccctaaaTGATGACATGACAGTATCTGGCAAACTGAATTTCCAGAATTCGAATACTGAATAACCACTAATCACACAGATTTTGTTGCTCTAGAGCAAATCTGTGCATGCAAGATGACGGAAAATCCTTCAAGATTAGCTTATTTCACAGTCCCATCAACTAAACAGAAAAGTTCCAGTCATTTCCATGTGCAAAGGGATTAACTGTTTCTAAGATGGCGTTTGTGTGCTATTAAAACCATGAGATGCAGCTGGTAATATGTATGTTTGCACTGAGAGTTTTCTACAAAATGCTTCAGAAACATTTTACAATCCTAATTTTCCAATCAATCATATATGCTAATGAGGAAAAAGAAACAGTTACATCTGCTCTGTTTCAAGTTTCAACCATACCTGGTGCCATATATCCAACGGTGCCAACGATTCCagtggtctgtggagctgaagGCTGATCCATGAGCTTTGCAATGCCAAAATCTGATATGTGTGGCACCATGTCCTTGTCTAGCAATATATTACTTGGCTTGATATCACGGTGAATTATTGCAGGGCGGCAGTCATCATGAAGATACGCTAAACCATGGGCAGTACCCAGTGCTATTTCATACCGCACACACCAGTCTAAAACTGGTGCTGGCTGAATTACATGCAAAACATCATGAAGGCTGCCTTTGTCCATAAAATCATATAGTATGAACCCATTATTGCTTCTCAACCAAAACTCTTTTAGCTTTACCAGGTTCCTATGCTTAATTTTGTATATTGTCTTCAGTTCTCTTATCATGCTTTTGTATGAACCTTTGTGTGCAGAAATCACAAGCTTCTTTATAGCATACACATCCCCTGACCTCAGTGTAGCCTTGTAAACGGTTCCATGAGCACCTGTGCCGATTATATACTTGTCATCAAAATTTTCAGTCGCCTCTATAACCTCATTTAATTTAGAGGAGGAACCTTCAAACATAGTACTCACTGATTcctcacttttctttttctgatctCGAGATTTCAGAAGGATGCAAGCAAGTGCAAGTACCAAAAGTGCTCCCACAAACAATGAACCGAGAACTATGAGAGCAAGCCTGAATCGGCCGTGTACTCTTTTCTTAGATCCTCCACAGGGTTTCAAGACATTAGTTCCCTTACAATAAGAATTATTGGTACTGCAAGAGATACAGAGGCCTGGATTTCCATTAAAGGAACTCGGTGTGAAATTCAGAAACACTAGAAGATTATCTGGGAGTGGTCCACTAAATTCGTTGTAAGAAACATTCAAGGCATGCAAAATATGTAGACTTCCAAATGTAGCAAGGCCTCCTGTGATATTATTAAATGACAAATCTAAACTTTCGAGTGCCACCAAATTACCCAGTCGTGGTGGAATATCCCCCACTAGACCATTGTCACTGAGATTCAAGGCACCCAGGTTTAGCAACCTTCCTAATGCTGAAGGGATACTACCCCCAAGAATATTGCCACCAAGTTGCAGCACAATAAGCATATCCAAGTCCGAGAGAGAATCAGGCAAGCCTCCACTGAATTTATTCTCCTGCAACCGTAGCTCCAACAGAGACTTCAGATTGCTTACTGTACTAAGTGCCGAACCATTCAAAGAGTTAGAACTCAAATCAAGTGAATTCAACTTAGAGCATTTGGCAATTTGCACAGGGAGTGAACCATGTAGAATGTTGTGTGAGAGGTTAAGTTTCCCCAGCTTCACTAAATATCCAATTTCTGGTGGTATtctgccagaaagcttgttttCTGACCAGTTAATGACAGTAATATTTACACATCTGCTGAAGCTTGCTGGAATGCTACCACTCAAGGAATTGTGACTCAGATCCATATAGTCTAGATTCCTACAGTTTCCAAATTGCGGAATAGTCCCATCAAGATTATTGTTTTGGAGAATGACTCGCTCCAAACTTGGGCAGTCCACAATACTGGATGGGATGCTTCCATTAAGATGATTCAACCCCAAGTCCAAAATTCTCAATCTTTTTCCTGAACAAATATTTGGAGGAATCCCACCAACAAATCTGTTATTTGTGAAATCTATCTGGACCAAAGGGCTATTAAGACCCAGCTTCGGTGGTATGACCCCAGTGAAGAAATTATCAAATAGTGTAATGTTCTGGAGTGACTTCAGCTCAGCTAATACTGCAGGTAGCTTTCCCGTGAAACTGTTACTGTAAATAAGGACACTCTCAAGGGTTGGGATACTCCAAATATTCTCAGGGAACTCTCCTACGAGGCGATTCTCGAACAGAAAGAGCTTTGACAAGATCCGTAAATTTGCATACTCTTTAGGAACAGTGCCCTCAAGCtggtttgcatctaactctagcCACTCAAGCAACCGACAGTTACCGATCTCTGGAGGAATTGGTCCATACAGGGAGTTCTGAGAAAGTAGAAGATATGTGAGGTTGCTCAATAAACCAAGAGAAGTCGGAATTTTGCCAGACATACTATTATTGACAAATCCAAGTTGTGTCAAGCTCCTGCAATTCCCCAGCCATGATGGAATTTCACCCTTTATATTGTTGAATGACAAACTGAATATTTCTAACTTGCAGTTCTCAAATCTGAAAGTGATCTCTCCTGTGAAGCCATTGGTTGTGGCATCAAAATTTCTAAGGCCTTTGATCCTACTCAAGGTTTCTGGAAGACTACCACTCAGTTGATTCTCGTATAGACTGAGGTCCTCTAACTTGGTGCAGTTGCCAATTGAAGCAGGCAAAACTCCAGACAACATATTCCCATACAGCCACAAGACCGTGAGGCTTGTCATCTCACCAACCGAGAGGGGGATCGAACCACTGAGCTGATTGTAATGGAGGTACACGTGCTCCATAAACTGGTTCTTGAACAATTCCTCTGGTATAGTTCCAGTGAGAGAGTTGTCATGTAGTGAGAGTGATACCAATTTCTTGAGGTTGCCCATTGATGCTGGTATCTTGCCGGAAAGGAAGTTTTGGGACAGATCCAATTGTTCAAGCATACT
The Panicum virgatum strain AP13 chromosome 6N, P.virgatum_v5, whole genome shotgun sequence genome window above contains:
- the LOC120678954 gene encoding receptor-like protein kinase, which codes for MRLAVWYWFFLFFALVSSSWSLSSDGLALLALSKNLILPSNITSSWNAFNATPCKWYGVGCDKRNRVVSLDLSSSEVSGSIGSEIGLLKYLHVLNLSANNISGLIPPELGNCSMLEQLDLSQNFLSGKIPASMGNLKKLVSLSLHDNSLTGTIPEELFKNQFMEHVYLHYNQLSGSIPLSVGEMTSLTVLWLYGNMLSGVLPASIGNCTKLEDLSLYENQLSGSLPETLSRIKGLRNFDATTNGFTGEITFRFENCKLEIFSLSFNNIKGEIPSWLGNCRSLTQLGFVNNSMSGKIPTSLGLLSNLTYLLLSQNSLYGPIPPEIGNCRLLEWLELDANQLEGTVPKEYANLRILSKLFLFENRLVGEFPENIWSIPTLESVLIYSNSFTGKLPAVLAELKSLQNITLFDNFFTGVIPPKLGLNSPLVQIDFTNNRFVGGIPPNICSGKRLRILDLGLNHLNGSIPSSIVDCPSLERVILQNNNLDGTIPQFGNCRNLDYMDLSHNSLSGSIPASFSRCVNITVINWSENKLSGRIPPEIGYLVKLGKLNLSHNILHGSLPVQIAKCSKLNSLDLSSNSLNGSALSTVSNLKSLLELRLQENKFSGGLPDSLSDLDMLIVLQLGGNILGGSIPSALGRLLNLGALNLSDNGLVGDIPPRLGNLVALESLDLSFNNITGGLATFGSLHILHALNVSYNEFSGPLPDNLLVFLNFTPSSFNGNPGLCISCSTNNSYCKGTNVLKPCGGSKKRVHGRFRLALIVLGSLFVGALLVLALACILLKSRDQKKKSEESVSTMFEGSSSKLNEVIEATENFDDKYIIGTGAHGTVYKATLRSGDVYAIKKLVISAHKGSYKSMIRELKTIYKIKHRNLVKLKEFWLRSNNGFILYDFMDKGSLHDVLHVIQPAPVLDWCVRYEIALGTAHGLAYLHDDCRPAIIHRDIKPSNILLDKDMVPHISDFGIAKLMDQPSAPQTTGIVGTVGYMAPELAFSTKSSMESDVYSYGVVLLELLTRKTAVDLSFPDNTDIVGWVSSALNGTDKIEAVCDPALMEEVYGTVEMEEVRKVLSLALRCAAREASQRPSMAAVVKELTGVRPAAGRSLSKKQGKPRPGSQSHSSSYSQ